Proteins encoded within one genomic window of Camelina sativa cultivar DH55 chromosome 19, Cs, whole genome shotgun sequence:
- the LOC104765496 gene encoding rapid alkalinization factor 23-like encodes MRGLSITTAAILAILVILTAQYWSVAVSSQSVEFLSPIETECRGTIAECSVSAAIGDEDGDLFYGGAEFEMDSEINRRMLAARRYISYGALRRNTVPCSRRGASYYNCRRGAQANPYSRGCSAITRCRR; translated from the coding sequence atgagaggACTCTCCATAACCACGGCGGCGATTCTCGCGATTCTGGTCATCCTCACCGCTCAGTACTGGTCCGTTGCGGTGTCTTCTCAGTCCGTAGAATTCCTCTCTCCGATCGAGACAGAGTGCCGTGGTACTATAGCAGAGTGCTCTGTTTCCGCCGCCATCGGAGACGAAGACGGAGATCTATTCTACGGCGGAGCGGAGTTCGAGATGGACTCGGAGATCAACCGGCGTATGTTAGCGGCGAGGAGGTACATAAGCTACGGTGCGCTTAGGAGAAACACTGTTCCCTGCTCACGACGCGGCGCGTCTTACTACAATTGCAGACGTGGAGCTCAGGCCAACCCTTACTCTCGCGGCTGCAGCGCCATCACTCGCTGCCGGCGCTGA